The Candidatus Sulfotelmatobacter sp. genome includes the window GTCTTCGGCTGGATGCAGAGTCGGCATGCCGTCCCTGCGTGGTTCGGCGTCGGCTATGCTCTCGAACAATTCGCGAAAGGCGGTCCCGGCCACGAGCAGCTTCTGCGCCAGATCGCCCGCGGCTTTCCTGTATTCTCGGAAGTGCTCCGCAACGTGGAACTGGGCATGGCAAAAGCCGATCTCGAAATCGCCCGCGATTACTCCGGGCTGGTCAAAGATGCGGCGCTGCGCAAACGAGTCTTCTCCATGCTCGAGGAAGAATTCCTGCGCTCGCGACGTATGATTCTCCGCGTGACCGGCCAGCGCGAACTCTTGGCCCGCAATCGCGTGCTGGCCCGCTCGATTCGCCTGCGCAACCCTTACGTCGACCCCATGAGCCTGATCCAGGTAGAACTCCTCCGCCGCAAACAAAGCGGACAACAAAGCGTTGACCTGGAATACCCCTTGGGCGCCACCATCAATGGGATCGCCGCCGGCCTGCACAACACGGGATAAACTCATGTGGCGACGGACGCATTCGTCCGTCCAGCGAAGGCGAAGCCCGCGCCCCAGGATACGATCTAAGCCCAGAAACAAGCTACCGGTTAATATCCTCCTTAGCCTGCAGCTTCTTCACATATCCCTCCAGATTCGCCTTATTCGAATCCGGCGCCCCCACGAGCGACAACTTCACTTCCTTCACCGCATTGTCAAAATCTCCCTGCGCGCTGTACACGCGGGCCATGCCCATGTGCGAAGTCCAATAGTCCGGATACTTCTTGGCCGTCGACCGGAACACCGCCAGCGCCTCATCCTGCTTCTTCTGCCCCTGCAACTGCCGCGCATAAAAATAAAGTTGCAGCGGACTCGCGATACCCAGCGCCTTGTTGCGCGCCGCGTCGGCGTCCGGAGCGCGTCCCATCGCCTCCAGAATGCGCGACTTGTTCATCACGTTGTCATAACGCTCTTCCGACTGGATCGACTGCTCCTCATCCTTCAGCGCCTCGTCCAGATTGATTTTGTTGGCCAAGAAATACCCAGCCGCATCGTCCCAACCTTCCCAGTAATATTGATTGAGCCCGTGCAACTGCCGATGAATACTAGCGGTTACCAAGTCGTTTACGTTGACCGTAACTTTGAACGGCACCGCGACTTTATCCCAGCGCATGGTCAAGACAGCCGAGTTCGGCTTCAGATCATCGAAATCGTAGGTCAGCGCATCGTGCGCCTCCGCCGGTTGCGGCTTCACATTGACCCGCAGCGCGTCTTCTTCCTGCTTGTAGGTAAAGCTTCCCCACGATGTCGAATTCTTTGAAAAGATCACGGTCCACTGGTTCTCGCCCGGAATCATATGCAGTCCATACGTTCCCTTATCGAGCGCCTGTCCTTCAATCGTGACCGGATCGCTGAACGTAATCGTCGTATTCTCATTCGCGCCCGCGCGCCACACCTGGCCGTAAGGCGCAAGCTTGCCCCAGACCTGCCGCCCGTTCGCCAGCGGCCGATGATAGTTGAGCGTGATATCGGTGATGCCGATGCGCTGCGTGATCACCGCATGCTGGCTCGCTCGCGGCAGATCGAGCATCAAAGTTTCGCCGGTGGCCGTTTGCGCCTGAGCGAGACTCGCGGATAACAAAACAGCGGACAACAAGGCAAGCAGACAAACGCTTCGGTAGTGATATCGCATAGAAACTCCTTTTGCGGCTGAGATTGAACAGCCGAGAGGTCACAACAGAATTGGGAGAACAGAAGTTGAGCACGGCGTCTTCATTCTCGTGTGATGGCTTGGACGCGCGTCCGCTCCCAAAGTAAGCACGCAGATTTATGGAGGAGCGGACGCCTCGTCCGCCCCGCGAAGCGTGCGACCGCCGAAAGCCCTAGTGAAGCCGTTGATCGCCGATTGCGCGCTTCGCGCGCAACCAGAGTCGCCGGTTCCCTCACTCCCCTTGACAAACTTCTCGGTGTGGAGGCAGAATCTTTATAGGCGAATAAAAAGCGAATAAGCCTCCGGCGGCTCCAGCCCTCGGCGTGTTCCCTGAAATCTTCCGAGGAATCTTATGTCTTCCGCAGTGGTTTCCACTTCGGCGGCCCAAGGCCGCCCTTTTCTCTTTGATGCTGAACCCAACTCTCATATGGGGACAGCCGCCCCTTCGACAAGCTCAGGGCAGGCTCTCGGCTGTCCAGTCGAGCGCAGCTCGACCGCCCGCCGTGACCATATCCTTCAATCAACAATCATCGGGGGGAAAATCCCTCCCGCCAGCATTACCCCAGCCTCGCAACTCCACCACTGTCCCGCGCCAGAGATGGCCCCCAGCGGCATCCCCGCCATCGACGCCCTGACCGGCGGCCTGCCCCGCGGGTGCCTCACCGAAATCTACGGCCCGTCCTCTTCGGGCCGCACCACCTTATTCCTGGCCGCTCTCGCCGCCGCCACCCGCCGCGGAGAATTCTGCGTCGTCGTCGATGCCAGCGACGCCCTCGACCCCCACTCCGTAGCAGCCGCCGGCGTAGAACTCGATCGCCTGCTCTGGATACGCTGCGACGGCGATTCACAGAAAGAAAATTCACCACGGAGACGCCGAGATACTGAGAAAACAAGCGTTCCGCAAGATCGAATTGAATCCCGGAACATGAATCAATCCGAACATCGCCTCGAACAAGTCCTGCGCGCTACCGATCTGCTTCTCGAAAGCGGCGGTTTCGGCCTCATAGTTCTGGATCTCGGCGACCTGCCTTCGCAAGCCGCACGCCGCATCCCTCTGACCACATGGTTCCGCTTCCGCCGCGCCATCGAGAACAAACCCACGATCCTGCTCGCGATCGAGCAGTTCCCTATCGCCGGAAGTTGCTCTTCGTTGCTGCTCCAATTGGGGCTGCCGAGCGTGGAAAAAAATAATCTTTCACGTCCCACCCACGCGCAACTCCTCACCGGCCTAAACATCTCCGCCGAATTAGTTCGCTCTCGCCTGGACCGCAAACCGGCACGCTCCATCACCTTCGCCACCAAAACCGCATGGGCCGGATGAAAACGATGAAACCAATTACTCAATTACCCAATTACAAAATTACGAAATGACGCAATCCCATGCCGTTCGCCTGCATCTACATCCCGAATTTTCCCGTGGCGGCCGCACTCCGCGCCGAGCCTGAACGGAAGACTCGTGCTCTCGCCATCCTTGAAGGCAAGCCTCCACTGGAAAAAATCATCGCGGTCAACGAAAACGCCGCCCGACTGGGCATCGCAGGCGGCATGACCAAATCGCAAGCTGAACTGTGCACCGAACTCGTGTTACGCACACGTTCCACTTTGCAGGAATCCGCGGCGCACGCCACCTTGCTCGATTGCGCCCAGTCGTTCTCCCCCTGCGTGGAAGACGCCGCCTGCGACACCGCCATACTCGATCTCGCCGGCCTGGAATCTCTGTTCGGAACGTTGCCCGATATTTCCCGCGCCATCCACACTCGCGCCACCGCCCTCGGACTCGCAGCCAATGTCGCAGTAGCCTCTAATCCCGATGCCGCCGTGCTGGCCGCCCGCGGCTTTCCCGGCGTCACCATAATTTCCGCAGGCCAGGAAGCCGAACAATTAGGATCATTGCCGACGAAAGTTTTGTTTGCCGATCTGCCCAAAGATTCATGTGGGGACAGCCGCCCCCGGCTGTCCGGTCGAGCGGAGCTCGACCAATCCGCCGCTCGCCTGCTCGAAACCCTCGACCGCTGGGGAATCCGCAACCTGCGCGACCTGGCCGCGCTGCCCGAAGTTTCGCTCAGCGAACGCCTTGGGCAAGCAGGTCTGCGCCTGCTGCAACTGGCCCGCGGCGCAGCGACTCGCACTCTGATTCCCGTGGAATCGCCGCTGCTCTTTGAAGAAGCCATCGAACTCGAGCACGCTATCGTCCTGCTCGAACCGCTGGCTTTCCTGCTGAATCGCCTGCTCGAACAACTCTGCGCACGTCTAAGCTCACGAGCCCTCGGCACGCAAGAACTACGCCTAACACTGGAACTCGAAAATTTCTCGCCTTTCCGTCAACAAACAAAAATCAACAATCTCCAATTCCTTCGTACCCTGCGCCTGCCACTTCCCATGCTCGACCCAAAAGTTTTCCTCAAGCTGTTGCAGCTCGATTTAAATGCCCATCCTCCTGGCGCGCCTATTGTGAAGATTCATCTCGCCGCTGAACCGGCCCGTCCACGCTCGGCGCAGGGAGGACTATTTCTCCCTCCGTCGCCGGAACCGGAAAAGCTGGAACTCACCCTCGCTCGCATTGCCGGCATGGTCGGCGAACACAAAGTTGGAGCCATAGAACTTCTCGACACGCATCACCCCGAAGGATTTCGCATGCGTCGATTCGCCGCCCGGGTTCCGCAAACCGATGTCACACGAAAGAGTCCGAGTGGGAAAAAACCCGACTCGGCAACTCCCGACACAGAAGAAAAATCGCCCGTCACGGCCCTGCGCCGCTTCCGTCCCCCGCTGCGCGCCAGCGTAACCCTTGAAAACGGCCAGCCGGTACACGTGGCCTGCGCCAGAAAAAAAGAAGTTTACGGTGATGTGCTCTGGAAAGCCGGCCCCTGGCGCTCCTCCGGCGATTGGTGGGAGCGCGACGCCTGGTCCCGCGACGAATGGGACCTGGCTCTGCGAAACCCGGCCTCACAAGAAAAAGACATCGTCTCTTTCTTTCGACTCGTACACGACTTGCTCGGCGGGAACTGGTTCGTGGAAGGAACGTATGACTGAGAGAAAGTGAATCATTGAGTCATTGAATCAATTAGTCATTTTGATTTCATTGGCTTAATGACTCAATGGCTCAATGACTCAATGTACGTTTGACTCAATGTACGTCGAACTTCACGCCCGCTCCGCTTTCAGCTTTCTCGAAGGCGCATCCCTGCCCGAGGAATTGGCCGCCGTCTGCGCCCAACTCAAACTCCCCGCCATGGCGCTGCTCGACGCCGACGGCGTCTATGGCGCCCCGCGCTTCCATCACGCCGCAACCAAAGCCAAGCTCAAAGCCCACATTGGCGCCGAAGTTTCCACAAACTTGTCACCACAGAGGCACCCTACTCTGCTCAGGGCAGGCTCTGTCACAGAGAAGAATCAACAATCAAAAATCAACCATCAAAAATTGCCTTTCTCCGTGTCTCAGTGTCTCCGTGGTGAATTCCGCCTGCCCCTCCTCGTCTCCTCCCGCGCCGGTTACCAGAACCTCTGCCGCCTCATCACCAAAATGAAATTGCGCGGCAAAAAAGGCGAAGGCGCAGTCTCCGCCGACGAATTACAGGAACACGCCGAAGGCCTGATCTGCCTCACCGGAGGTCCCGAAGGCCCGCTCGCCGCCGCCCTGCAACAAGGAGGCATCGACGAAGCCCGCCGCCAGATCGATCAACTCGTCGGCATCTTCGGCCCCGGCAACGTCTACGTCGAACTGCAACGCCACTTCCAGCGCGAAGAAGAATCTCGCAACCGCGCCGCCGTCGACATCGCGAGCACGCTCAATCTTCCTCTGCTCGCCACCAATGGAGTCTGCTACGCCACCGCCAAAGCCCGCGAACTATGCGACGCCTTCACGGCCATCCGCCACCACCATACACTCTCAACCGCAGGACGCCTGCTCGCCCGCAACTCCGAACGCTTTCTGAAATCTGCGCGCGACATGCAGCAACTCTTCGCCGATCTGCCCGAAGCGATCACGAACACCGTCGAACTTTCCTCGCGCCTCGAATTCACCCTCAACGATCTCGGCTACGAATTCCCGCGCTATCCCGTGCCCGAAGGCGAGACCATGGATTCCTTCCTGCGCGAGCGCGCCTGGGAAGGCTTCCGCCAGCGTTATGGCCGATCCACGCAAGACCTGCAAAACCGCGCCCGCCTGCAAATCGAAAAAGAATTAAAGCTGATCGAAAAACTCAAGCTCGCCGGATACTTCCTCATCGTCTGGGATCTGGTCCGCTTCTGCCGCGAGCAAAATATTCTGCTGCAAGGCCGCGGCTCTGCCGCCAACAGCGCCGTCTGCTACTCGCTCGGCATCACTGCGGTCGACGCCGTCGGCATGGAACTGCTCTTCGAGCGCTTCCTCTCCGAAGAGCGCGGCGAGTGGCCCGACATCGATCTCGATCTGCCCAGCGGCGACGAACGCGAAAAAGTTATCCAGTACGTTTACAAACGCTACGGCGAGCGCGGCGCCGCCATGACCGCCAACGTCATCACTTATCGCAACCGCATGGCCGCGCGCGAAATGGGCAAGGCCCTCGGCTTCGATCCCGAAACTCTGGCGAAAATTTCCGCCGCCGTCGCCACCTGGGAATTTCGCGACGAGAACGATGCCCTCGACCGCCGCTTCCGCGACGCCGGACTCGACCTCAACCATCCCCGCCTACGCAAATATTACGAACTCTGCCTCGCCGTGCAGGACATGCCGCGCCATCTCGGC containing:
- a CDS encoding DUF2911 domain-containing protein is translated as MRYHYRSVCLLALLSAVLLSASLAQAQTATGETLMLDLPRASQHAVITQRIGITDITLNYHRPLANGRQVWGKLAPYGQVWRAGANENTTITFSDPVTIEGQALDKGTYGLHMIPGENQWTVIFSKNSTSWGSFTYKQEEDALRVNVKPQPAEAHDALTYDFDDLKPNSAVLTMRWDKVAVPFKVTVNVNDLVTASIHRQLHGLNQYYWEGWDDAAGYFLANKINLDEALKDEEQSIQSEERYDNVMNKSRILEAMGRAPDADAARNKALGIASPLQLYFYARQLQGQKKQDEALAVFRSTAKKYPDYWTSHMGMARVYSAQGDFDNAVKEVKLSLVGAPDSNKANLEGYVKKLQAKEDINR
- a CDS encoding DNA polymerase Y family protein, which gives rise to MPFACIYIPNFPVAAALRAEPERKTRALAILEGKPPLEKIIAVNENAARLGIAGGMTKSQAELCTELVLRTRSTLQESAAHATLLDCAQSFSPCVEDAACDTAILDLAGLESLFGTLPDISRAIHTRATALGLAANVAVASNPDAAVLAARGFPGVTIISAGQEAEQLGSLPTKVLFADLPKDSCGDSRPRLSGRAELDQSAARLLETLDRWGIRNLRDLAALPEVSLSERLGQAGLRLLQLARGAATRTLIPVESPLLFEEAIELEHAIVLLEPLAFLLNRLLEQLCARLSSRALGTQELRLTLELENFSPFRQQTKINNLQFLRTLRLPLPMLDPKVFLKLLQLDLNAHPPGAPIVKIHLAAEPARPRSAQGGLFLPPSPEPEKLELTLARIAGMVGEHKVGAIELLDTHHPEGFRMRRFAARVPQTDVTRKSPSGKKPDSATPDTEEKSPVTALRRFRPPLRASVTLENGQPVHVACARKKEVYGDVLWKAGPWRSSGDWWERDAWSRDEWDLALRNPASQEKDIVSFFRLVHDLLGGNWFVEGTYD